TGCAGACAAGCCTTACATAAGGTAAAAGACACATTTATTTCAATTGTGATGAGTAACAAACACATCTCTCatagatgaagaggaggaggaggagaacctGGATGACCAGGATGAACAAGGGAACTTGAAAGGGTTCATCAATGATGATGacgatgaagaggaagaagaggaagatgaggcCAGTGATTCTGGAGACTCCGAAGATGATGTGGGACACAAAAAGCGGAAACGCAGTAAGTAGAGAGATTGAGAGGGAGGCTTAGGGGGTCACGTCTTAAAAAGAAGAGGGCCCAAACCTGAGGGGAACACTGCCCTTCTCTTTCAGCAGCTTTTGACGACCGCTTGGAAGACGATGACTTTGACCTCATTGAAGAGAATTTGGGTGTCAAAGTCAAGCGGGTAAGTAGAACACCATGCATTTTCCTAGaattgggagaggaagagggaaagtaggttcttccccccctcccccttttaagCTTGTTCATTGTTCTTTTTAGAGGGGAAGGAAAATGCACTTAGCACTCTGAATACAAGGGTTGGGCTCAGGGGCAGAGTTAAGCTGTGAAAAGAGCCACTTAGGCCGGGGAGatatggcctcagtttcccagcaCAGGGCCCTTGGGTAGGAAAAAGGTCTCAGAAACTCAGGGTGAGGACTGCTGAGACTTCGTGCCATGAATTATGACTCAAGGGCAGGAAGGGCAAAAGAGATACCATGATGTTCCTTCCTAACATTTTGGTATATGAACGagagggaagaatcctcatgtcAGACCCAACACACCCTAACAATGGCCGCCCTTTCATCCTCAGCAAAAGTTCAGGCGTGTCCGAAAGATGTccgatgatgaggatgatgaagaggaagaatatgGGAAAGAAGAGCATGAGAAAGAAGCCATTGCTGAGGAAATCTTTCAAGATGGTGAAGGAGAAGAAGGACAGGAAACTGTGGAGGCCCCCATGGCTGCaccagaggaggaagaggaagaggatgaagaaTCAGGTAGGTAGCATGAGTCAAGGAAACTGGCGAATGATTTCAGGTGAATAGTTTTTCTGGTCAGCAATAATGAAGTGGATGACATAGCTTCCATTAAAGGTTCTGGCTCGATAGTATTCACAATGAGGCCATTCGGCATAGTGCTTGTCACAAAACTCTGTTTCTGGAGTTCCCCCAAAGGAAAATCCGTAGTGTCAGTGAGACAAGCGTCTTTCCACTAGAACCATGTCAAAAATTGGTGGCAGAAGATAGAAAAGAGATTGCAAGATTTCTTAGGGTATCGCCAAATCCTATCTTCCCCTGAAATTTATGGGAATTTGCTCCATTTTGCAGTTGATCTTAAAAGCTTCATTATGGTTCAGATAGCTTTTGTGTATAAAGTGGTTTTCTTAGGATGTTGAGATTCTTCAACTTGAGGGACTTGAGTCACTGACCTCTAAACACTGTCAACATGTAACCATACTGCTTACACTTCTCTTCCATGCTTAGATATTGATGATTTCATAGTGGATGATGATGGACAGCCTCTTAAGAAACCCAAATGGAGGAAAAAACTTCCAGGCTATACAGATGCGTAAGTGATGTCACTATATTTGTATAAGATGGTAAGAAAGTGATTAGTCGTTGAATAGGGCCAGCTGGGCAATATTCTGGCAAGGTGGGATTGTTGGCCACACCAAAGGCCAGAATGGCTGCTGTTACTTTACCTGCCTCCTTGTCTTAAGTGGTCTTCCTTTAATGCAAGCAGGAATCTTAGAGTATTAGCAAAGACTGACCACTGATTAGACTGTGAACCTTCCCCTATGTTCATATAAAGAAAACCTGGGCCTGAATAGGTGACTGGACTATCTCCCATTCTTTTATAGACAGATTTTTGTCTCTAGCTATACCTCAGCTGAGCCCTTCTCCCCCAGTAGACATGGATCTTTTGTACGTCTTCCTCTCCTAGGCTTCCTAGTGTCCTTGTACCATAATAAAGGAACTTGAGGGAGTGGCTTCTTCCCTTTCACCAGAGCTTTCTTACCTTCTTCACAGGGCCCTGCAAGAGGCCCAGGAGATCTTTGGGGTAGACTTTGACTATGATGAGTTTGAGAAGTACAATGAGTATGATGAGGAGCTGGAAGAGGAATACGAATATGAAGATGATGAGGCTGAAGGTGAAATCCGGGTGCGACCCAAAAAGACTACCAAAAAGCGAGTTAGTCGGCGAAGCATTTTTGAGATGTATGAACCCAGTGAGCTGGAGAGCAGCCACCTGACAGACCAGGATAATGAGATCCGAGCTACAGATCTGCCCGAGAGGTTCCAGGTGAGCACTGCTCAGCCTTTGAAGTCCTATAAGGGGGAGTCTGTCTTCTATCATAGCCTGGCTTGGGTGGAATTGGGAATGTTTGGTGAAAGGGGAAAGATTAAATGAGAGAATCTGATCCAGACTGGTATGGGTGACCCTGACTCCCAAAGGGGACAGGCAGGGCAGGGAAGAGAGAAATGATTCAATTCTTAGCATGGGTAGCCCCACTAGTTCTGCATCCTTTCCCAAAGGTAGCACTATCTTTTGGAGAATGTGAAGTACAGTCATTGTCAGTGAGTACTTTTTAAGTGCCTGCTCTGTTCTGTAAGCACAGCTACAATCTATTAATCTCTTTCCAGTTGCGCTCCATCCCTGTCAAGGCAGCTGAAGATGATGAGCTGGAAGAGGAAGCCGATTGGATCTATCGAAATGCCTTTGCAACACCAACCATTTCACTCCAGGTACTAGCATTACCATCCCTGCCGGAGTACTGACTGTTTGGTAGCTCTTCCCCCTTGGGCTTTGACATAAACCAGCTACTTCAGAGTCAGATAACTCTGTGTATGTCTATTTGTGATAGTGTGTCTGTGATAAGAGGGACCGAGAATAAATATGTGGAGAGGGTAGTCTAGAGATTGGGAAAAAGAGACTTTTGTTGAAATTTTTGGATGAAAAGAATGGGAGACAAGTATATATCATCATCTGGAAGCCTCCACTAAGCACTTGATATGTATTGTACTTTGTTGAACATAAAGTGAACTATGTTCAGTGGGCTGGCCCCTCCCTCCAGAAGGTGGTTGTCTCCAGAGTAAGATCTTCATTTattggttttccttttttccccctgccaGGAAAGCTCCGATTACCTGGACCGTGGGCAGCCAGTCAGCAGTTTTAATCGTAAAGGCCCCAGCACTATTCAGAAGATCAAAGAGGCCCTGGGCTTCATTCGCAATCAGCATTTTGAGGTATTGTCATGAGTCCCAGTAGTCTGTGGCCTACTGACCAGCAGCTCTGTTAGAAGGATGTGGGAGGGCCTGGTTTCCATGTCTTAGAAGCAGGTAGAATGAGCAATCTGATTTTTAAGAGTCTAGTGAGAAGTAATAACATTGCTGCTGCTGTGTCTAATCCTTTAGCCAGGGGAAAGAATATTTGAAGGTAGCAGTGGTACCCAAAAAGTAGACCCAAATCTACTCAGACCTCCTCCCAAGAGCTGCCTCCTGGGTGACAGTCTGGTGTCTTTTTGCTCCCACAGGTACCTTTCATTGCCTTCTACAGAAAGGAATATGTAGAACCTGAGCTGCACATCAATGACCTGTGGAGGGTGTGGCAGTGGGATGAAAAGGTGGGTGTCTGCTTCTCCCCCAGGAACACGGGAGAGACACTGTGGGGCCCCCAAAGAGTGAGGATGTGGAGCCTAAGGCTGGCTTCACCCAACCCCACAGAAGTTAGGCTGCTGACCCTTGTCCTCTTCTCATTCAGTGGACGCAGTTAAAAATACGAAAAGAGAATCTGACGAGGCTTTTTGAGAAGATGCAAGCCTATCAGTATGAGCAGATATCTGCCGACCCAGACAAGCCCCTGGCTGACGGCATCAGGGCCTTGGACACCACAGATATGGAGAGGTGAGGTCTGCAGCTCCCATCCTCAAGTTTGTCTGGGCACAGTGCTCCCCAGCCACAATCTCTGCCATCCTTCCCCTGGTGTGGCCCTTGGGAGGTGACTCTGTTTCTTGTATCTTCCAGATTGAAAGATGTGCAGTCGATGGATGAGCTGAAGGATGTCTACAACCACTTCTTACTATACTATGGACGTGACATCCCAAAGATGCAGAATGCTGCCAAGGCCAGCCGGAAGAAGTTAAAGCGCACCCGGGAGgatggagatgaagaggaaggtGAGACCCACTCTGGGAAGGGCCTTCCACAGGAGCAGTGTTCCTCCTCCTCACGGGCACAAAAGCAGTAAATTGGGTTTGGAGGCTGAGCACTGACATCCCAAATGTCTCCTCTTACCAGGTGAAGGGGAAGAAGTGGAGGATGAGCAGAAGGGCCCAGAGCTGAAGCAGGCTTCCCGCCGAGACATGTACACCATCTGCCAAAGCGCCGGCCTAGGTTAGAACCACGTCCTCCTTGTGCTACTGTGCTGAGTGCTGGTTCTTTGCTTTTTGCAAAGTTCTCTGACTTGGAGACCTCACCACCAGAATCTGAAGAACAAATGGATTCTCTCATCTAGGTAACATCTTACCCACTtaatcctctcccttttctttagaTGGCTTAGCCAAGAAATTTGGGCTCACCCCAGAACAGTTTGGGGAGAACCTTCGGGACAGTTACCAGCGGCATGAGACAGAGCAGTTCCCTGCTGAGCCCCTGGAACTGGCAAAGGACTATGTGTGCAGGTAAGCACAAGAGGAGAAGGAGCTGGGGCAGAGAAGGAGAAGAATACTAGTGAGTAAGTGAAAATAAGGCTGACTTTGGAATCGAGGATCTGGGTCCCAGGCCTGGCTCTGCACCTGGCTTCAGGACTTTTGGCAGATCATTCAGCCTCTGTGAACCCAggattcttcatttgtaaattgggtGATGGGCAAGACTAAGATTTTTAAGGTCAGCCAAGCAGTGTGACAGGGTGCAGCAGCACTAACTGGGTTTCTCCTTGTTGCCCTCTTCTCACAGTCAGTTCCCTACCCCAGAAGCGGTACTAGAAGGTGCTCGCTATATGGTAGCTCTGCAGATTGCCCGGGAGCCCCTTGTCCGGCAGGTGCTTCGACAGACTTTCCAGGAAAGGGCTAAAGTTAATATCACCCCAACTAAGAAGGGCAAGAAGGTGAGCAACTGAGAGTTCTGAACGCTGCTGTGATCCTGAGGTACTCCCTGAGTAATCTTGGCCCCGGGGCTGCGGTCAGGAGACCACCAGCCTGGGCTCATGCTGCGCACTTCACTAATCAACCTGCTCTCAGGTCTGATGGTGTCCTCTCTTCCATGTAGGATGTTGATGAGGCCCATTACGCCTACTCTTTCAAGTATCTGAAGAATAAGCCTGTGAAAGAACTTCGAGACGACCAGTTTCTCAAGACCTGCCTGGCTGAAGAGGAGGGACTGCTCACCATTGATATCAGTATCGACATGAAGGGAGTTGAGGGGTGAGTCCCTGGCCTGCCCAGTGGGGGAGACAAGTGGTGATGGGAGAGATGAGGCACAAGGATCCCCATCTATCGAGTGCCAAGAGGGCCTGGGGAACATGAGCCAGGACTACTCAACCACCTCTTGGCTGCTGAGTTCTGTCTCACGAAGCATCCCCCACCCCCCCAATTCACCTTTGCCGCTAAAGCCCCGTCCTCTTGTCCTCCAGCTATGGCAGCGACCAGACGTACTTTGAGGAGATCAAGCAGTTCTACTACCGGGACGAGTTTAGCCATCAGGTTCAAGAATGGAACCGGCAGCGGACCATGGCCATCGAGCGAGCCCTGCAGCAGTTCCTCTATGTGCAGATGGCTAAAGAGCTCAAGAATAAGCTGCTGGCTGAAGCCAAAGAGTATGTCATTAAGGTGAGGTGGCCCACTGTCTGCTCTTACACTTACCAGAGGAGCTGGACCAGAGGTGGCTCCACATCTCTGGAGACTTGCTTTGGGGCCAAAGGAGAAACTGGGTGATTCTGGCCTTCCTGTGAAAGGTGGTAGGAGAGCCATGCCAGGAAGGTACCCAGAACAAGGTCCTACTCTCTCCTGCTGGGGGTCTGCTTCAGTGGCCCCCAGGCCAACTCTTGATTGTTATGCGTTTGTGTGGCTATCTGTGACTTGGGGTGCCTGAAAGGATTCAGCAGTGTTCCTTGTCTGTCTGTGCAGTACCGGGTTTGGTACCACATGCACAGCTCTGTTCTCAGTCTGTCATAGTCCTCTTTTTCACCCTAGGCTTGTAGCCGGAAGCTGTACAACTGGCTGAAGGTGGCCCCCTACCGACCTGACCAACAGGTGGAGGAAGATGatgattttatggatgagaacCAAGGGAAAGGCATCCGGGTGCTAGGGATTGCTTTCTCCTCTGCCAGGTATCTGCTTCCACCCACCTTCTCCCTATGCCTTTGAGGCCTCCTCTTCTGCTCAGCACTGGGTCATGAACTTCTTCTCTTTCTGCCAGAGACCACCCTGTGTTTTGTGCCTTGGTCAATGGAGAGGGAGAAGTAACAGATTTCCTACGGCTGCCTCACTTTACCAAACGGAGGACTGCGTGGAGGGAAGAAGAGcgggaaaaaaaagtaagtgatGATTCCTGTTGAGAGGCTTATCTGCAGGACCACCTTCATTGGTCTTATTCCTCTACCTGTCCTTTGGCCCCCTCAGTCTTCCCAGGGGAAGTATGGCCTCCATGGGCTTTAGGTGACATCTGAAAGTAAAAAGTCCATTTCTGGCCAGTTGCCAAGTCTTATCCTAGAACACTTTTAGAAAAAGCTTGTGTCAACTTGGGGTTTGCAGCTCTTGAGATCATCTTGTCCCTGAAGCAGAAaggcagaggtgtcaaactcagaCTTGAACataaagctccttgagggccaCAGAACATTACTGTCCCCAGCTCTTCAGTCCTTTCTCCAAGGAGAAGCATCTTGGATTTTGCTAGTTTGCCCACAGTCTCTCCTATTATCTTGATATCTTTCTGTTTGAAAAAGTAGCAGAAGCTAGGGGAAATACTGCTGGCTCTGGAGCATTATCTCAGTTTGAATTCCTGCTTTGTCACAGATTATCTGTAGAATTGGGAGCAGGTCATGCTTTAATGACCCTGGGTCTTGTTTTCCTTGTCTCTCAATGGAATCTCTTAATCACTCAAATGGAAGTGAGTATAATGGCACTGTGAAGGCCCCACtggcctgtgaaggaagtaactATAAACTGGGAAGCTCTACAAAAGCTGGCTCATCTTTATTCCTAAAGAAAAACGttaattcctcttttaaaaacaaatactcAGGTTCTATAAGCTATCCAAGGAATGTAGATGACtgtcataattaaaaaaaaccaaaatctcaGCAATTTGAAATGAACAAGATTAAGTTGAACAGATGAATGACAGATTCCTACATTTGGTTCAGAACATCTTTTGTGTGAATACAggctgagggagggagggatggagggacagagggagagagggagccaGCCCTACTTTGTCAAGAAGTTCCCTTAGAGAGCCTGATGTAACACACCAGAGTTTAGCATGAGCCAGTGCAGTGCTATATGATAAGAGACAGATTTTGTCCACAATCAGTAAGAGATAATTTAGGCCTTTTGGACACTGAGTAGACTGAATGAGGTTACTTAAGAGACTAGGTAGTGATCCTGTCTCTTTGGCTTCAGTACTCCTTTACACTTAAAAATTGTAGAGGATCCCAGagaacttttgtttatatttatcagtatttatcattttagaaattaagacCGGTGTATTTTcagaattcctttaaaaataaacccattatatgtttatataaataaaatttttatgaaagaaaatcaaaataattttgtggATTGAATAGCAGctattttgtcatatttttgCAAAGCTCCTTAATGTGTGGCTTAACAGAAGGCACCTGGATTCTCCTGTTTGTTTTTGCATTCAGTCTTTTGCTTGGTTTTGTTTTAGttgaagtaaaagaagaaaatctagcctcacacatgtaattagaaaagggAGGAGCACTGTGATAGGTGGCAAATAACATCTTAGTGTTATGGTGAACATAGCTTGAATCAGAGGGTGGAGCAGCTGCTGAAATCAAGGCTCTTGAGCCTGAGGAAGAGCTGAGAAGGGCTTTCTTAGGCTATCCCTAGATCCTCAGAGGGCTGCTGTGACTGGGGGTCAGACTTAGACTGGGTGATCTTAGAGGAGAAACTGGGGCCAGACAATGCAAGTTACAGGGAGACACTTTTCACACTACAGAGAACCAGCCATTCCTTGTGTAGATTGGGGTGACAGTACCCCAGGAAGAGAGGATATTGAGAAATGAttgttttgcaaaaacaaaaggataatatttgagggtgggggaaagaatccaagaatcagaaagacttcatTATAAAATATTGAGCTTCCTGTATCACTGGAAGTCTTCTAACCTTGGTTAGAAGCTTGGACTAAGTGATCTCTTCCACCATCTCTAAATTCCATGATTCTTTGAAGTCCTTCTGGTAGGGAGGATGGGGGAAGAAAGTTACTTCAAACCCACAATGGTCATTCAGCTCCAGCTTTCTTTTACCCTAGGCTCAGGACATTGAAACACTAAAGAAATTCCTGCTGAACAAGAAACCACACGTGGTAACTATAGCAGGCGAGAACAGGTAGGTCTGTTGCCTAAGTGTTCTTGAGCAGAGTTTGTTGTTCTTTTAGACTCACCCTATTTATCCCCCTACATCCGTTTATGTCTTAATACCCAGTCCTGAAAGAGGATCTAGGCCCTGATCCATGATGCCTTGTTATTGCTTTGTTACTTCTTGGGTCTTGGAACAGTCTGATTAGAGAATCTATCCAAAGACCTACAGATACTTTTCCCAGGGTAAAATACCTATGATCACTTCTGTAATTCATGCCCTCTGTTCCTCTAGAGATGCTCAGATGATGATTGAAGATGTGAAGCGAATTGTGCATGAGCTTGACCAAGGCCAGCAACTGTCATCCATCGGAGTGGAGATGGTAGACAATGAACTGGCCATCCTATATATGAACAGTAAAAAGTCTGAggtaatatcttttgttttccatCATCCCTCAGAGCCCTGCAAGTAACATTTTCCCTAACTCTAGATAAAAGTCAAGAGGAAagcaaagaattttagaaatatttgatcCAATCCATTTCTGACCAAGCAGAAATTTCTTCCATGTTGATCATATGTAGCTCCTTTCTCAAATGGCAGAGTTTAGAGTTGGGAACCCAGCAGGATGGAGAACCAGGAGCTTTGGaagaagaaagcaagcaatttccCTGAATCAGCAATGTTCTGTTGCTGCTTTATTAGGGATAGGAAAAGAGGCTCAGTCTCAGTTGGAATATTCTCTGTTGACTCTGTGAATTTGATTCTAGGCGGAGTTCAGAGATTACCCCCCAGTTTTGAGACAAGCAGTGTCTCTGGCCCGACGCATCCAAGACCCCTTGATTGAATTTGCACAGGTGTGCAGCACAGATGAGGATATTCTTTGTCTCAAGTTCCACCCTTTACAGGTAAGAAGAGTTAATAGATTTTTATGGGAGTTAATGCATAAGAGGAGATCCAACAAAAGGGATATATAATACC
The Sminthopsis crassicaudata isolate SCR6 chromosome 4, ASM4859323v1, whole genome shotgun sequence genome window above contains:
- the SUPT6H gene encoding transcription elongation factor SPT6 isoform X2; this encodes MSDFVESEAEESEEEYNDEGEVVPRVTKKFVEEEEDDEEEEEENLDDQDEQGNLKGFINDDDDEEEEEEDEASDSGDSEDDVGHKKRKRTFDDRLEDDDFDLIEENLGVKVKRQKFRRVRKMSDDEDDEEEEYGKEEHEKEAIAEEIFQDGEGEEGQETVEAPMAAPEEEEEEDEESDIDDFIVDDDGQPLKKPKWRKKLPGYTDAALQEAQEIFGVDFDYDEFEKYNEYDEELEEEYEYEDDEAEGEIRVRPKKTTKKRVSRRSIFEMYEPSELESSHLTDQDNEIRATDLPERFQLRSIPVKAAEDDELEEEADWIYRNAFATPTISLQESSDYLDRGQPVSSFNRKGPSTIQKIKEALGFIRNQHFEVPFIAFYRKEYVEPELHINDLWRVWQWDEKWTQLKIRKENLTRLFEKMQAYQYEQISADPDKPLADGIRALDTTDMERLKDVQSMDELKDVYNHFLLYYGRDIPKMQNAAKASRKKLKRTREDGDEEEGEGEEVEDEQKGPELKQASRRDMYTICQSAGLDGLAKKFGLTPEQFGENLRDSYQRHETEQFPAEPLELAKDYVCSQFPTPEAVLEGARYMVALQIAREPLVRQVLRQTFQERAKVNITPTKKGKKDVDEAHYAYSFKYLKNKPVKELRDDQFLKTCLAEEEGLLTIDISIDMKGVEGYGSDQTYFEEIKQFYYRDEFSHQVQEWNRQRTMAIERALQQFLYVQMAKELKNKLLAEAKEYVIKACSRKLYNWLKVAPYRPDQQVEEDDDFMDENQGKGIRVLGIAFSSARDHPVFCALVNGEGEVTDFLRLPHFTKRRTAWREEEREKKAQDIETLKKFLLNKKPHVVTIAGENRDAQMMIEDVKRIVHELDQGQQLSSIGVEMVDNELAILYMNSKKSEAEFRDYPPVLRQAVSLARRIQDPLIEFAQVCSTDEDILCLKFHPLQEHVVKEELLNALYCEFINRVNEVGVDVNRAIAHPYSQALIQYVCGLGPRKGTHLLKILKQNNTRLESRTQLVTMCHMGPKVFMNCAGFLKIDTASLGDSTDSYIEVLDGSRVHPETYEWARKMAVDALEYDESAEDANPAGALEEILENPERLKDLDLDAFAEELERQGYGDKHITLYDIRAELSCRYKDLRTAYRSPNTEEVFNMLTKETPETFYIGKLIICNVTGIAHRRPQGESYDQAIRNDETGLWQCPFCQQDNFPELSEVWNHFDSGSCPGQAIGVKTRLDNGVTGFIPTKFLSDKVVKRPEERVKVGMTVHCRIMKIDIEKFSADLTCRTSDLMDKNNEWKLPKDTYYDFDAEAADHKQEEDAKRKQQRTTYIKRVIAHPSFHNINFKQAEKMMETMDQGDVIIRPSSKGENHLTVTWKVSDGIYQHVDVREEGKENAFSLGATLWINSEEFEDLDEIVARYVQPMASFARDLLNHKYYQECGGGDRKKLEELLIKTKKEKPTFIPYFICACKELPGKFLLGYQPRGKPRIEYVSVTPEGFRYRGQVFPTVNGLFRWFKDHYQDPVPGITPSSSSRTRTPASINATPANINLADLTRAVNALPQNMTSQMFSAIAAVTGQGQNPNATPAQWASSQYGYGGSGGGSSAYHVFPTPAQQPVATPLMTPSYSYTTPSQPITTPQYHQLQANTTPQSTQAQAQPQPSSSSRHRQQPKSNSHAAIDWGKMAEQWLQEKEAERRKQKQRLTPRPSPSPMIESTPMSIAGDATPLLDEMDR
- the SUPT6H gene encoding transcription elongation factor SPT6 isoform X1, which produces MSDFVESEAEESEEEYNDEGEVVPRVTKKFVEEEEDDEEEEEENLDDQDEQGNLKGFINDDDDEEEEEEDEASDSGDSEDDVGHKKRKRTAFDDRLEDDDFDLIEENLGVKVKRQKFRRVRKMSDDEDDEEEEYGKEEHEKEAIAEEIFQDGEGEEGQETVEAPMAAPEEEEEEDEESDIDDFIVDDDGQPLKKPKWRKKLPGYTDAALQEAQEIFGVDFDYDEFEKYNEYDEELEEEYEYEDDEAEGEIRVRPKKTTKKRVSRRSIFEMYEPSELESSHLTDQDNEIRATDLPERFQLRSIPVKAAEDDELEEEADWIYRNAFATPTISLQESSDYLDRGQPVSSFNRKGPSTIQKIKEALGFIRNQHFEVPFIAFYRKEYVEPELHINDLWRVWQWDEKWTQLKIRKENLTRLFEKMQAYQYEQISADPDKPLADGIRALDTTDMERLKDVQSMDELKDVYNHFLLYYGRDIPKMQNAAKASRKKLKRTREDGDEEEGEGEEVEDEQKGPELKQASRRDMYTICQSAGLDGLAKKFGLTPEQFGENLRDSYQRHETEQFPAEPLELAKDYVCSQFPTPEAVLEGARYMVALQIAREPLVRQVLRQTFQERAKVNITPTKKGKKDVDEAHYAYSFKYLKNKPVKELRDDQFLKTCLAEEEGLLTIDISIDMKGVEGYGSDQTYFEEIKQFYYRDEFSHQVQEWNRQRTMAIERALQQFLYVQMAKELKNKLLAEAKEYVIKACSRKLYNWLKVAPYRPDQQVEEDDDFMDENQGKGIRVLGIAFSSARDHPVFCALVNGEGEVTDFLRLPHFTKRRTAWREEEREKKAQDIETLKKFLLNKKPHVVTIAGENRDAQMMIEDVKRIVHELDQGQQLSSIGVEMVDNELAILYMNSKKSEAEFRDYPPVLRQAVSLARRIQDPLIEFAQVCSTDEDILCLKFHPLQEHVVKEELLNALYCEFINRVNEVGVDVNRAIAHPYSQALIQYVCGLGPRKGTHLLKILKQNNTRLESRTQLVTMCHMGPKVFMNCAGFLKIDTASLGDSTDSYIEVLDGSRVHPETYEWARKMAVDALEYDESAEDANPAGALEEILENPERLKDLDLDAFAEELERQGYGDKHITLYDIRAELSCRYKDLRTAYRSPNTEEVFNMLTKETPETFYIGKLIICNVTGIAHRRPQGESYDQAIRNDETGLWQCPFCQQDNFPELSEVWNHFDSGSCPGQAIGVKTRLDNGVTGFIPTKFLSDKVVKRPEERVKVGMTVHCRIMKIDIEKFSADLTCRTSDLMDKNNEWKLPKDTYYDFDAEAADHKQEEDAKRKQQRTTYIKRVIAHPSFHNINFKQAEKMMETMDQGDVIIRPSSKGENHLTVTWKVSDGIYQHVDVREEGKENAFSLGATLWINSEEFEDLDEIVARYVQPMASFARDLLNHKYYQECGGGDRKKLEELLIKTKKEKPTFIPYFICACKELPGKFLLGYQPRGKPRIEYVSVTPEGFRYRGQVFPTVNGLFRWFKDHYQDPVPGITPSSSSRTRTPASINATPANINLADLTRAVNALPQNMTSQMFSAIAAVTGQGQNPNATPAQWASSQYGYGGSGGGSSAYHVFPTPAQQPVATPLMTPSYSYTTPSQPITTPQYHQLQANTTPQSTQAQAQPQPSSSSRHRQQPKSNSHAAIDWGKMAEQWLQEKEAERRKQKQRLTPRPSPSPMIESTPMSIAGDATPLLDEMDR